A region from the Melospiza georgiana isolate bMelGeo1 chromosome 10, bMelGeo1.pri, whole genome shotgun sequence genome encodes:
- the ZIC1 gene encoding zinc finger protein ZIC 1, protein MLLDAGPQYPAIGVTTFGSSRHHSTADVTDREVGLGINPFADGMGAFKINPSTHELASAGQTAFTSQAPGYAAAALGHHHHPTHVSSYSSAAFNSTRDFLFRNRGFGEAAAASAQHSLFASAAGSFAGPHGHTDAAGHILFPGLHEQATSHASPNVVNGQMRLGFSGDMYGRPDQYGQVTSPRSEHYASTQLHGYGHMNMNMAAHHGAGAFFRYMRQPIKQELICKWIEPEQLSNPKKSCNKTFSTMHELVTHVTVEHVGGPEQSNHICFWEECPREGKPFKAKYKLVNHIRVHTGEKPFPCPFPGCGKVFARSENLKIHKRTHTGEKPFKCEFEGCDRRFANSSDRKKHMHVHTSDKPYLCKMCDKSYTHPSSLRKHMKVHESSSQGSQPSPAASSGYESSTPPTIVSPSTENQTASSLSPSSSAVHHTSSHSTLTSNFNEWYV, encoded by the exons ATGCTTCTGGATGCTGGACCGCAGTATCCCGCCATAGGAGTCACTACCTTCGGATCCTCTCGCCACCACTCCACGGCCGATGTCACGGACAGAGAAGTGGGGCTGGGGATCAACCCCTTCGCCGACGGCATGGGCGCCTTCAAAATCAACCCCAGCACCCACGAGCTGGCCTCGGCCGGCCAGACCGCCTTCACCTCGCAGGCGCCCGGCTACGCGGCGGCGGCCCTGGGGCACCACCACCACCCGACCCATGTCAGCTCCTATTCCAGCGCCGCCTTCAACTCCACCCGGGACTTTCTGTTCCGCAACCGCGGCTTcggggaggcggcggccgccagcgcccagcacagcctcttcGCCTCCGCCGCCGGCAGCTTCGCCGGACCCCACGGACACACAGATGCCGCGGGACATATACTTTTCCCGGGGCTGCACGAACAAGCCACCAGCCACGCTTCGCCCAACGTGGTGAACGGGCAGATGCGCCTGGGCTTCTCCGGAGACATGTACGGCAGACCCGACCAGTACGGCCAGGTCACCAGCCCCCGCTCCGAGCACTACGCCTCGACCCAGCTGCACGGCTACGGCCACATGAACATGAACATGGCAGCCCACCACGGGGCAGGGGCCTTCTTTCGTTACATGAGGCAGCCCATCAAACAGGAACTCATCTGTAAGTGGATTGAGCCCGAGCAATTGTCAAACCCCAAAAAGTCCTGCAACAAAACTTTCAGCACGATGCACGAGCTGGTGACTCATGTCACGGTGGAGCACGTTGGAGGACCCGAGCAGTCCAATCACATATGTTTCTGGGAAGAGTGTCCGAGAGAAGGGAAACCTTTCAAGGCCAAATATAAACTTGTAAATCACATCAGAGTCCACACAGGTGAAAAACCTTTCCCCTGCCCTTTCCCAGGCTGTGGCAAAGTGTTTGCCAGATCAGAGAATCTCAAAATACACAAAAGAACTCATACAG GTGAAAAACCATTTAAGTGTGAGTTCGAGGGCTGTGACAGGCGCTTTGCAAACAGCAGCGACCGCAAAAAGCACATGCATGTGCACACTTCCGACAAGCCCTATCTCTGCAAAATGTGCGACAAGTCCTACACGCACCCCAGCTCCCTCCGAAAGCACATGAAG GTCCATGAATCATCCTCGCAGGGGTCCCAGCCTTCTCCCGCCGCCAGCTCAGGCTACGAGTCCTCCACCCCTCCAACCATCGTGTCTCCATCCACAGAAAACCAGACTGCCAGCTCCTTATCCCCTTCCTCCTCCGCAGTCCATCACACGTCCAGCCACAGCACGCTTACATCAAATTTTAACGAATGGTACGTCTAA